In one window of Streptomyces sp. FXJ1.172 DNA:
- a CDS encoding WhiB family transcriptional regulator — MLQPPHSSLQVAAVPAQRTPARDRDQDAPWHTEAVCRRDEAGLFFAPSKEPTAARLSREEAAKRVCARCPVMVECREHALLQPEPYGVWGGLTAAERRVVLARRRRREMELKKAARAAAANRMAG; from the coding sequence TTCCGGCCCAGCGGACGCCAGCGCGGGACAGGGATCAAGACGCACCCTGGCACACCGAGGCGGTGTGCCGGCGCGACGAGGCCGGCCTGTTCTTCGCGCCGTCCAAGGAGCCGACCGCCGCCCGGCTGTCGCGTGAGGAGGCGGCCAAGCGTGTCTGTGCACGCTGTCCGGTGATGGTCGAGTGCCGCGAGCACGCCCTCCTGCAGCCCGAGCCCTACGGCGTCTGGGGCGGCCTCACGGCGGCGGAGCGCCGTGTGGTCCTCGCCAGGCGCCGCCGCAGGGAGATGGAGCTGAAGAAGGCGGCGCGGGCGGCGGCTGCGAACAGGATGGCGGGTTAG